A part of Miscanthus floridulus cultivar M001 chromosome 6, ASM1932011v1, whole genome shotgun sequence genomic DNA contains:
- the LOC136457421 gene encoding VQ motif-containing protein 4-like — protein MDAGAATTARERPAPPLPVPMAIPLPVPLPQASVDPSNPFPTTFVQADTTSFKQVVQILTGTPETAAAAASGEVQASPPAPQKPAPTPPGPKKPAFKLYERRSSMKSLKMLCPLLPAAAAFAAGGFAGGFSPRGFSPRGLEVLSPSMLDFPSMALGSPVTPLPPLPGSEEAAAAEDRAIAEKGFYLHPSPRGNAGAGGDLQPPPRLLPLFPVQSPTGRP, from the coding sequence ATGGACGCcggcgccgccaccaccgcccggGAGCGCCCCGCGCCGCCCTTGCCGGTGCCGATGGCGATTCCACTGCCGGTGCCACTGCCGCAGGCGTCGGTGGACCCGTCCAACCCCTTCCCCACCACGTTCGTGCAGGCCGACACCACCTCCTTTAAGCAGGTGGTCCAGATCCTCACCGGCACGCCAGAgaccgcggcggccgcggcgtcgggcgaggtgCAGGCATCGCCGCCGGCCCCGCAGAAGCCGGCGCCCACGCCCCCGGGGCCCAAGAAGCCGGCTTTCAAGCTCTACGAGCGGCGGAGCAGCATGAAGAGCCTCAAGATGCTCTGCCCCTTGctcccggccgccgccgccttcgccgCCGGCGGCTTCGCCGGAGGCTTCTCCCCGCGCGGGTTCTCGCCGCGCGGCCTCGAGGTGCTGTCGCCCAGCATGCTGGACTTCCCGTCGATGGCGCTCGGGAGCCCCGTcacgccgctgccgccgctgccggggtccgaggaggccgccgccgccgaggaccgCGCCATCGCCGAGAAGGGGTTCTACCTCCACCCGTCCCCGCGCGGCaatgccggcgccggcggcgaccTGCAGCCGCCTCCCAGGCTGCTCCCGCTCTTCCCCGTGCAGTCGCCGACCGGCCGGCCGTGA